A window of Candidatus Peribacteraceae bacterium genomic DNA:
CCTACCCCCTCCCCCCCCATGGACACCGCAATCCCCGTTGCCGCAGAACAGAAGATGGCTGCGCTGGAAAAATGGATGGCGCCGCTCTTCGCCAAGTTCCCGCACTTGCCCGAGAGCGCCCGGCAGACGATCGCCAATATTGCGCCCTGGATCGCCCTCATTTTCGGCGCCCTCGGCCTCCTCGCGCTCCTCTCCGCCGGGGCGATGGCCACCCTCTTCTCCTTCGCTTCCGTCGTTCTGCTGGCCAATGGCATCACGCCGCTCGTCCTCCTCATCACGGTCATCGCGGGCATCATCGCCTGCGCCCTGGAGCTGCTCGCGTTCAAACCGCTCGGCGCGCGGCGGAAGAAGGGATGGAACTATCTCTTCTACGGCACCGTGCTCACCACGGCGGCCACTCTCCTCAATATGGCTGTCGGTTACGGTTCACTGGGCAGCCTGGTGGGCTCCCTCATCGGCTTCTGGCTGCTGTTCGAAGTGCGGGGCTTGTACCACTCCTGATAGGCGGAAAGAGGTGTAGCACTCAGTACGCCGAAATGCCGTCGGTATCGCAGTGCTCGGGATCTTCGATGCACTTGTCCAGCGCCGTGGTCCGCTCGGCGCGCTTGGTGGCGAACTTCACCGTGGCGTCGAAGGTCTCCTTGCTGATCGTGGATATGGTGCTGCCGAACACGGGGACGTAGGAAGTGGCGTACTCCAGTCCCTTGCCCAAGTAGACGGCGCCGTGGAGGACCTTCGCCCTCTTCACGTCAATTCTCCCCTCGGCGACCAGCTTGTTGATCGCCTCGATCTTCCGGTACACCTCTGCGGCCTCGTCGTAGACCTTCTGCAGCTTCTCGATCTGTTCGGAGACCGCTTCGTACTGCTCCGATGCCGCGTCGTACTTCCCCTTGAGCCACTCCAGGTGCTCTATCCCCCGCTTGAGCTCCTTGCCCCCCTTCTCTTCCAGGTACTTCATGCCCCTCTTGGCCATCTCTTCCTTGTACTCCTCGATGTCGTCCCCGTAGAGGTCGTCCATGGTGTCGCTTGCGAAGTCGCCCGCCCCGTCTTTGATCTGGTCCATGAGGGTGTTGGCGTACTCGTCGAGGCGCTTGGAGGTTTCCTGCTGGTCCCGTATTTCCTCCATCTTCGCCAGTTGCTGGTTGATGTCCATGCCGGGGTTCTGCCCGCGGTAGGCGATGAATATCTTGGAGATCTCCGACTTCACGTCTTCATCCTCCACGTCCGCCATGATCTCCTCCCGCGCGGCCTTCATGAATTGCGACTGGGCGGCCGGGGAAGCGAACTCGAAGAGGTCCTTCTGCTTGGCGAGGAGGGCCGCCAGCTTCTCCTTTGCGCCTGCGTCCTCCGGGTCGGCGCCGGCGGCGCTCTTGGCCGCTTCCACCTCGTCCGTGATTTCCTTCAGCTTGTCCGCGGAAATGCCTCCCGCCACCTGTTCCTTGCACTGCCGGAAGGCGCTGCCCGAGAGCTTTTTGCACCCCGCCGGGTCCTCGTTCTTCACCGCTGCGCCCATGATGCACTCCTCCCGCGTGTAGGACAGGGGGCCGCCGCGGATCTGGTCGCAGGCGCCGTAATCCCCCGTGTTCTCCGCGATCATCAGGTAGCACTTGTCGCGGGGCGGGTTGCTGCCCTTGAACCCCTCCCCCTCGATCTTCTCGCACTCCTCCACCCGTCCCTGCTGCACGGCGGCGGACTGGTAACAGTGGTCGCCATCGGGGACGAAATCGCACACTACGGCCATCAGCTCGCCGATGCAGCCCGTGAGGGCCAGGGGGAGAAGGAGCAGGAGGAAACGGGAACAAGCCTTACGCATGGGATGGTGGGGAAGGGCGGCGGATGAAGGTCCAGGCGAGCCACGCCAGGGCGAGGGCGCCGACGATGAGGGAAGAGAGGAGCAACGGCATGGCCAGCGTGCCGATGATGCCGCGTGCGATGTCCGTGTACGGCTTCTCCCGGTACGCGAGCTGGTACCCGAGCGCCAGGAACGGGAGCATCACCAGGAGCACCACCACCGGATTGAGGAAGCGGAACCGCCGCAACCCCGCGAGGCGCTTGATGCCCGCCAGTAGGTACATGGCAGCCATGCACAGGAGCGCGAAGACGGGGCCAGCCGCCGGGCCGTACGTGGCGAAGATGCCCTTGATCGTCTCATTCCCTATCACGAGCGTCGAAGGCTTTTGCATAAAGAAGACCGCGGTGAACGCCGCGAGGAAGAGGAGGGACCACAGCAGCGGGCCCGCGGGCGAATGCAGGATGCCGCGCTTGGGTTGGGTGTTCTCCGTCATGGGGGCAGGGGGAAGAGGGATCCCTCCGGGGGGTCAACGGAAAGCCTACACCGTGCAAAAGCCGGGGGGAATCTCTGTTAAGTGGATGCCGCTTATCGTACGTCAAAACCATCATCTTCCCTTTGCACAGCCTTGATCACCCCGAAGCGTTTAACTGGGAAATTCTCGCTTTCCTTGATCGTCAAACTGGTAAAATAGACGTCCAGGCATGAATCCCTCCATTCACATCGTTCCGGCCTCTCTGAAGGACATCCTGCTGCTTGTTGAACAAGTTGAGGAATTCGCCGAAGCGGGTGAGCGGACAGAAGAGGAATACCGAAACAAGATCGGAAACGCCAAGTTTCTATGTCTCATTGGATACCTCAATAAGAAACCTGCAGGCTTCTTCATAGGCTATGACCGCTATCAAGATGGCTCTTTCTACTGTTGGAGGGTGGGAGTGCTTCCCGCTTTTCGTCGCAAAGGTCTTCTGAGGTCATTGATGCATTACGCCGAGAAATGGTCCGTGGATCAGGGTTTTCAGAAAATAAAACTCATCACGCGCA
This region includes:
- a CDS encoding GNAT family N-acetyltransferase; this encodes MNPSIHIVPASLKDILLLVEQVEEFAEAGERTEEEYRNKIGNAKFLCLIGYLNKKPAGFFIGYDRYQDGSFYCWRVGVLPAFRRKGLLRSLMHYAEKWSVDQGFQKIKLITRNSRRPMLSYLITENYHFTEIILKETIDDNRIRAEKQIIAESHNRTLEATLVAQTVKRATAMTAIDRKEKYSVAH